The Flavobacterium piscisymbiosum genome includes a region encoding these proteins:
- a CDS encoding patatin-like phospholipase family protein → MRPIQLSISNTRSKRFFSIAKKGASKVALFLQEKISFCLSQFSISIWGVQLVLFTLLFFNTQNSFSQENTEKAKQDEAKRPKIGLVLSGGGAKGFAHIGVLKVLEEAGIKIDYIGGTSMGSIIGGLYASGYNATQIDSIFKRTNFDELINDYIPRSSKNFYGKKNDELYAIVLPFSNFRVGIPEALSKGMYNYNLLSSLTRNVRHVRDFNKLPTPFLCIGTNIETGEEVLLNKGNLVQAMMASAAFPSLFTPVEIDGNLLVDGGVVNNYPIQEVRNLGADIIIGVDVQDDLMKRKNLKNATRILVQITNLQSIDKMKNKIKDTDVYIKPDIRDYGVISFDKGEQIIRKGEEAAFAVYEKIKTLVNEDNFYKKPKLKIATDTIQIEKINSDKLDNYTREYIRGKLRFKPGSTITYDDLKAGINNLNATQNFSAISYCLQPDGTKDDLDLVLKENPTQTYLKLGLHYDGLYKSAILLNLTHKKTFLKNDVTSLDIILGDNFRYDLNYYVENGFNISFGFRSRMNQFNRNVTTSISNLFAQNSNVNLINVDFLDITNQAYFQTIFVQKFLMGGGLEYKYLKIDSPTLSNTENTIEKSNYFSLFGYLKYDSFDNKYFPHTGLYFSGELQTYLASSDYTKQFKPFSIAKAEIAIARTLFRKATIKIGADAGFNIGSDSVPFFDFILGGFGYSKINNFNYFYGYDFLSIAGNSFIKAEINLDYEILKKNHINFTANFANLGDDIFTGVDWVSMPKYSGYAVGYGLETIIGPIEIKQSWSPEMSKSFTWFSIGFQF, encoded by the coding sequence ATGCGCCCAATCCAGCTGTCCATTTCAAATACTCGGTCAAAACGATTTTTTTCTATTGCAAAAAAAGGAGCTTCTAAAGTCGCTCTTTTTTTACAGGAAAAAATATCGTTTTGCCTCTCGCAGTTTTCCATTTCCATCTGGGGCGTACAGTTGGTGCTTTTCACGCTTTTATTTTTCAACACACAAAACTCTTTTTCACAAGAAAATACCGAAAAGGCAAAACAGGACGAAGCCAAAAGACCCAAAATAGGTTTGGTTTTAAGTGGCGGAGGCGCAAAAGGATTTGCACACATAGGAGTTCTAAAAGTTCTCGAAGAAGCCGGAATCAAAATCGATTATATTGGCGGAACCAGCATGGGATCTATCATTGGCGGACTTTATGCTTCCGGTTACAACGCCACTCAAATTGATTCGATTTTTAAAAGAACCAATTTCGACGAACTTATAAATGACTACATTCCGCGTTCCTCAAAAAACTTTTACGGCAAAAAAAATGACGAATTATATGCGATAGTTTTACCATTCAGCAATTTTAGAGTCGGGATTCCAGAGGCACTTTCAAAAGGAATGTACAATTACAATTTACTAAGCAGTCTTACCCGTAACGTGCGTCATGTACGTGATTTTAATAAACTTCCAACTCCGTTTTTATGTATTGGTACCAATATCGAAACCGGCGAAGAAGTTTTACTAAACAAAGGGAATCTGGTCCAGGCCATGATGGCAAGTGCCGCTTTTCCATCCTTATTTACTCCCGTAGAAATCGACGGCAATTTATTGGTCGATGGCGGTGTAGTAAACAATTATCCTATTCAGGAAGTTCGCAATCTTGGCGCTGATATTATTATTGGTGTCGATGTTCAGGACGATTTAATGAAACGAAAAAACCTGAAAAACGCTACCCGAATATTAGTTCAGATTACCAATTTGCAGTCGATTGATAAAATGAAAAACAAAATAAAAGATACTGATGTTTATATCAAACCAGACATTCGTGATTATGGCGTTATTTCATTCGACAAAGGCGAACAAATTATCAGAAAAGGTGAAGAAGCCGCTTTTGCCGTTTACGAAAAAATTAAAACATTGGTAAACGAAGACAATTTTTACAAAAAACCAAAACTAAAAATTGCTACCGATACCATACAAATAGAGAAAATAAATAGCGACAAACTAGACAATTATACCAGAGAATACATTCGCGGAAAACTTCGTTTCAAACCAGGAAGTACCATTACATACGATGATCTTAAAGCAGGAATCAACAACTTAAATGCTACTCAAAACTTTAGCGCGATCTCTTATTGCCTGCAACCAGATGGCACAAAAGACGATCTTGATTTGGTTTTAAAAGAAAATCCAACACAAACCTACCTTAAACTTGGGCTGCATTATGACGGACTTTATAAAAGTGCTATACTATTAAATCTTACTCATAAAAAAACATTTCTAAAAAATGATGTAACATCGCTGGACATTATCCTTGGCGACAATTTCAGGTACGATTTAAACTATTATGTCGAAAATGGTTTCAACATTAGCTTTGGGTTTCGTTCAAGAATGAATCAGTTTAATCGAAATGTAACAACGAGCATTAGTAATTTGTTTGCTCAAAATTCAAATGTAAATTTGATTAATGTCGATTTTTTAGACATCACCAATCAGGCTTATTTTCAGACCATCTTTGTACAAAAGTTTTTAATGGGTGGCGGTCTGGAATATAAATACCTAAAAATAGACTCGCCAACTCTTTCTAACACAGAAAATACTATCGAGAAAAGTAATTATTTCAGCCTTTTTGGATATTTAAAATACGATTCGTTCGATAATAAATATTTCCCTCATACTGGTTTATATTTTTCCGGAGAGTTACAAACCTATTTGGCATCATCAGATTATACGAAACAATTCAAGCCTTTCTCGATTGCAAAAGCCGAGATTGCTATTGCGAGAACTTTATTCAGGAAAGCCACCATTAAAATTGGAGCCGATGCAGGATTTAATATTGGCAGTGACAGCGTTCCGTTTTTCGATTTTATACTAGGAGGCTTTGGATACAGCAAAATCAACAACTTTAATTATTTTTATGGATACGACTTTCTAAGCATTGCCGGAAATAGTTTTATAAAGGCCGAAATTAATTTAGATTACGAAATTTTAAAAAAGAATCACATTAACTTTACTGCCAATTTCGCCAACTTAGGCGATGATATTTTTACTGGTGTCGACTGGGTTTCTATGCCTAAATATTCAGGATATGCTGTAGGTTACGGCTTAGAAACAATTATTGGCCCAATCGAGATCAAACAATCATGGTCTCCTGAAATGTCTAAAAGTTTTACATGGTTTAGTATCGGGTTCCAATTCTAA
- a CDS encoding homogentisate 1,2-dioxygenase, whose amino-acid sequence MPLYHKLGNFPQKRHTQFEKPNGGFYYEQLFGTEGFHGHSSLSYHVHRPTQVKEILNSYSVEPKIAIGKNIKSLLFKGFELKPENDFLDSRKAMLVNKDCIIGLAAPKESLRNYFYKNADADEMLFIHKGKGKLRTMLGNIPFEYGDYLIIPRGIIYQIEFETTENRLFYVESYSPFYTPKRYKNQSGQHLEHSPFCERDFILPNELETHDEKGDFLIKIKKEGMIHEVVYATHPFDVVGWDGYNFPYGFSIHNFEPITGRVHQPPPVHQTFETATFVVCSFCPRLYDYHPKAIPAPYNHSNIDSDEVLYYVDGDFMSRNNIEQGHITLHPKGIPHGPAPGAMERSIGHKETHELAVMVDTFRPLMVTEEAMGLDDGQYYKSWTE is encoded by the coding sequence ATGCCATTATATCATAAACTCGGAAACTTTCCTCAAAAAAGACACACCCAATTCGAAAAACCCAACGGAGGTTTTTATTACGAACAATTATTTGGCACCGAAGGTTTTCACGGACACTCATCATTGTCTTATCATGTTCACAGGCCTACACAGGTTAAAGAAATTTTAAACTCTTATTCGGTTGAACCAAAAATTGCAATCGGAAAAAATATAAAATCATTACTTTTTAAAGGTTTCGAATTGAAACCTGAAAATGATTTTCTGGACAGTCGCAAAGCCATGTTGGTCAATAAAGACTGTATCATTGGTTTAGCTGCTCCAAAAGAATCACTTCGAAATTATTTCTATAAAAATGCCGATGCCGATGAAATGCTTTTCATCCATAAAGGAAAAGGAAAACTAAGAACCATGTTAGGGAATATTCCTTTTGAATATGGAGATTATTTGATCATTCCAAGAGGTATTATTTACCAAATAGAATTTGAAACAACAGAAAACCGACTTTTTTATGTCGAGTCATATTCTCCTTTTTATACTCCAAAACGTTATAAAAACCAATCAGGACAACATTTAGAACATTCTCCATTTTGCGAGCGTGATTTTATTTTACCAAACGAACTGGAAACGCATGATGAGAAAGGTGATTTTTTAATTAAAATCAAAAAAGAAGGAATGATTCACGAAGTAGTTTATGCCACACATCCTTTTGATGTTGTGGGCTGGGACGGCTACAATTTCCCATACGGATTCTCGATTCATAATTTCGAACCTATAACGGGACGTGTTCACCAACCGCCTCCGGTACACCAAACTTTTGAAACGGCCACTTTTGTCGTTTGTTCATTCTGCCCTAGACTTTACGATTATCACCCGAAAGCAATTCCGGCGCCATACAATCACAGCAATATAGATTCAGACGAAGTGCTATATTATGTAGATGGTGATTTTATGAGCCGTAATAATATAGAGCAAGGTCATATCACCTTACATCCAAAAGGAATTCCGCATGGTCCCGCACCAGGCGCAATGGAACGCAGCATTGGTCATAAAGAAACCCACGAATTAGCCGTTATGGTTGATACTTTCAGACCACTTATGGTAACCGAAGAAGCAATGGGATTAGATGATGGGCAATATTATAAATCCTGGACTGAATAA